Proteins found in one Pararge aegeria chromosome 12, ilParAegt1.1, whole genome shotgun sequence genomic segment:
- the LOC120628078 gene encoding uncharacterized protein LOC120628078, with the protein MGQEQSYIGHASVAPVNKYQEKYEDPIQYRVSPIDYRTSDYEIKDYKRHKARRSADSFKSDNSSTESSGYRSGSSGYECRSERSSTSDYYCTSLYKNDHYKAINKELYKPVKIPKEKRHKELYTEKEEIKSARLKSYLSDTEKANLQSGPTPKKAGIRNYTPKIISAEEQRKKLENWI; encoded by the coding sequence ATGGGCCAAGAGCAATCGTACATCGGTCATGCCAGTGTTGCACCAGTAAACAAATATCAAGAAAAATACGAAGATCCTATACAGTACAGAGTTTCTCCTATCGACTACCGAACGAGCGACTACGAAATAAAAGATTATAAACGCCACAAAGCTAGACGAAGTGCAGACAGCTTTAAAAGTGATAACTCTTCAACGGAAAGCAGTGGATATCGAAGCGGTTCAAGTGGCTACGAATGCCGCTCGGAGAGGTCTTCTACTAGCGATTATTACTGCACATCTCTCTATAAAAACGACCATTATAAAGCTATAAATAAGGAACTTTACAAACCTGTTAAAATACCGAAAGAAAAGCGTCACAAGGAATTGTACACCGAGAAAGAGGAAATAAAGAGCGCTAGGTTAAAAAGCTACCTAAGCGACACAGAGAAAGCTAATTTACAGTCTGGTCCGACGCCAAAAAAAGCAGGTATAAGAAATTACACCCCTAAAATAATCTCAGCTGAAGAGCAAAGAAAAAAGTTAGAGAATTGGATATAG